One window of Candidatus Nitrospira kreftii genomic DNA carries:
- a CDS encoding Sec-independent protein translocase protein TatA, whose product MFGSLGFTELILILMIVLIIFGAGKLPQLGEGLGKAIKGFKKSVHEAEAIEAEAQAAAQQSTAPQAVAAAPPHTSLNQPAEATAQPAQRS is encoded by the coding sequence ATGTTTGGTAGCTTGGGGTTCACGGAGCTGATCCTTATCCTCATGATCGTCTTGATCATTTTTGGCGCGGGGAAGCTCCCACAATTAGGCGAAGGGCTCGGTAAAGCGATCAAGGGATTCAAGAAGTCTGTGCACGAAGCGGAGGCGATTGAGGCCGAAGCCCAAGCAGCTGCTCAACAGAGTACTGCGCCGCAAGCCGTTGCCGCCGCGCCGCCGCATACGTCATTGAATCAGCCGGCTGAAGCCACCGCCCAGCCTGCCCAGCGGTCGTAA
- a CDS encoding hypothetical protein (conserved protein of unknown function), with product MDTELELAAGYIETFAGNGKARSTGDGKRAVKAGIPLPHHVALDKNEQWLYFAESGSDRVRRIHLQEGTLHNFAGIGETCYSGDEGLCGEAGLYLPLAVAFDSLNNLYICDSGSNRIRRVDRETGVITTVVGTGQHGFNGDGPALEINLTWPAAIAFGEDDVLYIADTQAHKVRHYDSKTGIVTTIAGTWTAEDEARDQPLVARNLVVLSGDAIGIDFSDDQGWLMPVCSDGLDMSMYLDDGKPAMEARLYDIVGLAVDGKGHVYVVDKGSNRVRKIDAQTGVILTVAGICRYGYDGDDKPAVRAMLHAPEAVIFDRQDNLYISDTMNHRIRKVDAKTGVITTVAGNGDSGYEDKNIGGCGAARFVAKESAGMLKHGDGLLGIEAVVNSPVGLALDSQGHLYICERGENKIRRLKLS from the coding sequence ATGGATACTGAACTGGAGTTGGCCGCGGGGTATATCGAGACCTTTGCCGGAAACGGCAAAGCGAGAAGCACGGGTGACGGCAAGCGCGCAGTCAAGGCCGGGATCCCGCTCCCGCACCACGTCGCCCTCGACAAGAACGAGCAGTGGCTGTACTTCGCCGAGTCGGGATCCGATCGTGTCCGCCGCATTCATCTGCAGGAAGGCACCCTTCACAATTTCGCAGGAATCGGGGAGACCTGTTATAGCGGGGACGAAGGTCTTTGTGGAGAAGCGGGGTTGTACCTGCCGCTCGCAGTTGCCTTTGATTCATTGAACAATCTGTACATCTGTGATTCCGGAAGCAATCGGATTCGACGGGTTGATCGGGAGACCGGTGTCATCACCACCGTGGTCGGTACCGGCCAGCATGGCTTCAACGGGGACGGGCCTGCGCTCGAGATCAATCTGACGTGGCCGGCGGCGATTGCGTTCGGCGAAGACGACGTTCTCTATATCGCTGATACCCAAGCGCATAAAGTTCGGCACTATGATTCCAAGACCGGAATAGTCACGACGATTGCGGGAACTTGGACGGCTGAGGACGAAGCGCGCGATCAGCCGTTAGTGGCGAGAAACTTGGTCGTGCTGTCCGGGGATGCCATCGGAATTGATTTCAGCGATGATCAGGGATGGCTCATGCCGGTCTGTTCCGATGGGTTGGATATGTCGATGTATTTGGACGATGGAAAACCAGCGATGGAGGCCCGTCTCTACGACATCGTTGGTCTTGCGGTAGACGGCAAGGGTCACGTGTACGTGGTCGACAAGGGGAGCAATCGCGTTCGCAAGATCGACGCGCAGACAGGAGTCATTTTAACCGTCGCGGGTATTTGTCGATATGGATATGATGGCGACGACAAGCCGGCCGTCAGAGCCATGCTCCACGCCCCAGAAGCCGTGATCTTTGACCGACAGGACAATCTGTATATCTCCGACACCATGAATCACCGGATACGTAAAGTCGATGCGAAGACCGGCGTCATCACGACGGTGGCCGGGAATGGGGATAGTGGGTATGAAGACAAGAATATCGGCGGCTGCGGCGCCGCGCGATTTGTCGCCAAAGAATCCGCTGGAATGTTAAAACACGGCGACGGTCTGCTCGGGATCGAAGCGGTGGTGAACTCTCCCGTCGGTCTGGCCTTGGACTCGCAGGGCCATCTCTATATCTGTGAGCGCGGAGAAAACAAGATCCGCCGATTGAAGCTTTCGTAG